In Eriocheir sinensis breed Jianghai 21 chromosome 29, ASM2467909v1, whole genome shotgun sequence, a single genomic region encodes these proteins:
- the LOC127005208 gene encoding uncharacterized protein LOC127005208 isoform X1, with amino-acid sequence MWREWRCGVRSVRGVVVVGVVLVLSVVLSPQMRAAVLILAVVVACVAMTSAEPTFGLGAVALIPLKIAFKVAATAFKPFKFLGKRSVRDDSDTQEMVLASVAQLDPNGCLLKLLCHLQTKDVSELSYHEKNLAGMFHETSEAATPYSTAFVYAVGVGNKSQNPATCEKIFAKCPLEYVQLTAVLKEVHSCPTQE; translated from the exons ATGTGGCGTGAGTGGCGGTGTGGTGTCCGTAGTGTTAGGGGCgtcgtggtggtgggtgttgtgctGGTGCTGAGTGTCGTCCTGTCGCCACAGATGCGTGCTGCCGTGCTGATCCTCGCCGTCGTGGTCGCCTGTGTGGCCATGACTTCCGCTGAGCCCACCTTCGGCCTCGGCGCCGTCGCCCTAATCCCCctaaag ATTGCCTTCAAGGTCGCCGCCACTGCCTTCAAGCCTTTTAAATTCCTTGGGAAGCGCTCCGTGAGGGACGACTCAGATACTCAGGAGATGGTGCTGGCCTCCGTGGCTCAGCTGGACCCTAACGGTTGCCTCCTGAAGCTGCTGTGCCACCTGCAGACCAAGGACGTATCTGAGCTCTCTTACCACGAGAAGAACCTGGCAGGCATGTTCCACGAGACCTCTGAGGCTGCCACCCCCTACAGCACCGCCTTCGTCTATGCCGTGGGGGTTGGCAACAAGAGTCAGAACCCCGCCACCTGCGAAAAAATCTTCGCCAAGTGTCCTCTTGAGTACGTCCAGCTGACCGCCGTCCTTAAGGAGGTCCATAGCTGTCCTACTCAGGAGTAA
- the LOC127005208 gene encoding uncharacterized protein LOC127005208 isoform X2, translating into MRAAVLILAVVVACVAMTSAEPTFGLGAVALIPLKIAFKVAATAFKPFKFLGKRSVRDDSDTQEMVLASVAQLDPNGCLLKLLCHLQTKDVSELSYHEKNLAGMFHETSEAATPYSTAFVYAVGVGNKSQNPATCEKIFAKCPLEYVQLTAVLKEVHSCPTQE; encoded by the exons ATGCGTGCTGCCGTGCTGATCCTCGCCGTCGTGGTCGCCTGTGTGGCCATGACTTCCGCTGAGCCCACCTTCGGCCTCGGCGCCGTCGCCCTAATCCCCctaaag ATTGCCTTCAAGGTCGCCGCCACTGCCTTCAAGCCTTTTAAATTCCTTGGGAAGCGCTCCGTGAGGGACGACTCAGATACTCAGGAGATGGTGCTGGCCTCCGTGGCTCAGCTGGACCCTAACGGTTGCCTCCTGAAGCTGCTGTGCCACCTGCAGACCAAGGACGTATCTGAGCTCTCTTACCACGAGAAGAACCTGGCAGGCATGTTCCACGAGACCTCTGAGGCTGCCACCCCCTACAGCACCGCCTTCGTCTATGCCGTGGGGGTTGGCAACAAGAGTCAGAACCCCGCCACCTGCGAAAAAATCTTCGCCAAGTGTCCTCTTGAGTACGTCCAGCTGACCGCCGTCCTTAAGGAGGTCCATAGCTGTCCTACTCAGGAGTAA
- the LOC127005205 gene encoding uncharacterized protein LOC127005205 isoform X1 has product MRVTEAAKAMVVVVLAVLVLGAVREAEAFVGLGSGVPGGIVSYMWWIFLGSLGVSLYMKKLMRFKERRRLQIAAADERQQQEELLETLRAEAAMAAAGDGQDAVIVEREDAVPLLFGEKYGPELEYYGDVLYDADHYDVPFVTQHRLPPFPGNWPDEGNMDTVYDPHPFLRPHRLPRSPHHQPDEGEDGGDTVHEPDHSSIPGSLSRPLSLSSDDQRDEDEEDEALQKVLVNLAAQLDTSGCSLRFLCHLLGKPQDALTQDEELLLRLFVGSHSDAPPGSQCDQEFPRCGLQGKELSALFTFTSGLVAKIL; this is encoded by the exons ATGCGGGTGACTGAGGCGGCgaaggcgatggtggtggtggtgctggcggtgctggTGCTGGGGGCGGTGCGGGAGGCGGAGGCCTTTGTCGGCTTGGGCAGCGGAGTGCCGGGGGGCATTGTGTCCTATATGTGGTGGATCTTTCTG GGCAGCCTGGGGGTGTCTCTGTACATGAAAAAATTGATGAGGTTCAAGGAGAGGAGACGCTTGCAGATAGCAGCGGCGGATGAGCGacagcagcaggaggagttgCTGGAGACGCTGAGGGCAGAGGCGGCGATGGCGGCAGCGGGGGACGGGCAGGACGCAGTAATAGTGGAGAGGGAGGACGCAGTGCCGCTGCTCTTTGGCGAAAAATACGGGCCAGAACTGGAGTACTACGGGGACGTTTTATATGACGCTGACCACTACGATGTCCCATTCGTCACGCAGCAccgcctcccccctttccctggTAACTGGCCCGACGAAGGCAATATGGACACGGTTTACGACCCTCATCCTTTCCTCAGGCCGCACCGCTTGCCCCGATCCCCTCACCATCAACCTGACGAAGGCGAAGACGGCGGTGACACAGTACATGAGCCAGATCACTCCAGCATCCCAGGTTCCTTGTCCcgccccctctccctttcatctgaCGACCAACgcgacgaagacgaggaggacgaggcccTGCAGAAGGTACTAGTGAACCTCGCCGCCCAACTGGACACGAGTGGCTGCTCCTTGAGATTCCTGTGCCACCTCCTTGGAAAGCCACAGGATGCCCTCACCCAGGACGAGGAACTGTTGCTGCGCCTCTTTGTCGGCAGCCACAGCGACGCCCCTCCAGGCAGTCAGTGCGACCAGGAGTTCCCTCGATGCGGCCTGCAAGGGAAGGAGCTCAGTGCGCTGTTCACCTTTACCTCAGGCCTCGTAGCTAAGATCCTGTAG
- the LOC127005205 gene encoding uncharacterized protein LOC127005205 isoform X2, with the protein MRVTEAAKAMVVVVLAVLVLGAVREAEAFVGLGSGVPGGIVSYMWWIFLIAAADERQQQEELLETLRAEAAMAAAGDGQDAVIVEREDAVPLLFGEKYGPELEYYGDVLYDADHYDVPFVTQHRLPPFPGNWPDEGNMDTVYDPHPFLRPHRLPRSPHHQPDEGEDGGDTVHEPDHSSIPGSLSRPLSLSSDDQRDEDEEDEALQKVLVNLAAQLDTSGCSLRFLCHLLGKPQDALTQDEELLLRLFVGSHSDAPPGSQCDQEFPRCGLQGKELSALFTFTSGLVAKIL; encoded by the exons ATGCGGGTGACTGAGGCGGCgaaggcgatggtggtggtggtgctggcggtgctggTGCTGGGGGCGGTGCGGGAGGCGGAGGCCTTTGTCGGCTTGGGCAGCGGAGTGCCGGGGGGCATTGTGTCCTATATGTGGTGGATCTTTCTG ATAGCAGCGGCGGATGAGCGacagcagcaggaggagttgCTGGAGACGCTGAGGGCAGAGGCGGCGATGGCGGCAGCGGGGGACGGGCAGGACGCAGTAATAGTGGAGAGGGAGGACGCAGTGCCGCTGCTCTTTGGCGAAAAATACGGGCCAGAACTGGAGTACTACGGGGACGTTTTATATGACGCTGACCACTACGATGTCCCATTCGTCACGCAGCAccgcctcccccctttccctggTAACTGGCCCGACGAAGGCAATATGGACACGGTTTACGACCCTCATCCTTTCCTCAGGCCGCACCGCTTGCCCCGATCCCCTCACCATCAACCTGACGAAGGCGAAGACGGCGGTGACACAGTACATGAGCCAGATCACTCCAGCATCCCAGGTTCCTTGTCCcgccccctctccctttcatctgaCGACCAACgcgacgaagacgaggaggacgaggcccTGCAGAAGGTACTAGTGAACCTCGCCGCCCAACTGGACACGAGTGGCTGCTCCTTGAGATTCCTGTGCCACCTCCTTGGAAAGCCACAGGATGCCCTCACCCAGGACGAGGAACTGTTGCTGCGCCTCTTTGTCGGCAGCCACAGCGACGCCCCTCCAGGCAGTCAGTGCGACCAGGAGTTCCCTCGATGCGGCCTGCAAGGGAAGGAGCTCAGTGCGCTGTTCACCTTTACCTCAGGCCTCGTAGCTAAGATCCTGTAG
- the LOC127005206 gene encoding lymphocyte cytosolic protein 2-like, with translation MGVGTGASLPLSLPFLLGLLLLEGTGAFLLNPLQVVRSIFPHKRNLTEREEAGIRGGMFAVGAAFLQAGSAVYIARHLYREVAAKYSEEDEDDYDEEDDDYYDNGGEEDDEDYGSDDEEADEAANNDYRDDYENDDSDDGHEGEGRFPGEFIEDLINIRPFRRAHHPSPGTPPRPAATHHPSQTTQPHVPPPLKPVHPYSLPPPAVTHPSFPATHPHAPLTPAAAHHTHPSTHKLYLSPPPATHHPFPITHPASKQSHPKPPSRPLQSQRR, from the exons ATGGGGGTGGGTACAggcgcctccctccccctctccctccccttcctgctgGGTCTGCTGCTGCTGGAGGGGACTGGCGCCTTCCTGCTGAACCCCCTGCAGGTCGTAAGGTCCATCTTCCCCCACAAGAGGAACCTGACGGAGAGGGAGGAAGCGGGGATCAGAGGCGGAATGTTCGCTGTTGGGGCCGCCTTCCTCCAG GCGGGCTCGGCTGTCTACATTGCTAGACATTTGTACCGCGAAGTAGCTGCCAAATAcagtgaggaggacgaggacgactacgacgaggaggacgacgacTACTACGATAATGGGGGCGAGGAGGACGATGAAGACTACGGCAGTGACGACGAGGAGGCTGACGAGGCGGCAAACAACGACTACCGTGATGACTACGAGAACGATGACTCCGACGACGGGCACGAAGGAGAGGGGCGATTCCCAGGAGAGTTTATTGAGGACCTTATCAACATCAGGCCCTTCAGACGAGCCCATCACCCCTCCCCCGGCACCCCCCCGCGCCCAGCTGCCACCCACCACCCCTCCCAAACCACCCAGCCTCATGTTCCCCCTCCCCTAAAACCCGTCcacccttattcccttcctcccccagcggtcacccatccctccttccccgccACCCACCCTCATGCCCCCCTTACCCCAGCTGCCGCCCATcacacacacccatccacccacaaacTATATCTTTCTCCCCCGCCTGCCAcccaccaccccttccccatcactcacCCTGCAAGCAAACAATCCCACCCAAAGCCCCCTTCCCGCCCTCTACAGTCTCAACGCCGTTAA
- the LOC127005201 gene encoding uncharacterized protein LOC127005201 — protein MGVSTAVPLLLLALLLLLEGADAYLLDPDTVAALPPPKSYFAGSRFNGWARTVVAGIGFSFLHAAGVILAIKRWRNKVINLYQYYEELEDYLLENFPEEFPDNLPDYLLDDLPEGFLDSISDLPTDLSNLTSAEIDDLDLPSQFPDNYFSGLAEYFPYLFPNGAPHAVGFLRPGIFPKVKFGDREGGDPDNRSPLFRRADQSPPSQNINSLSAPPLPPSHLVPPGPQYGAPSPSLQVYQPQHSSTYQKRSLQEPSPSSPPEGHLRAAVQGVLETEDIHEVVVRTAQLVQEVVQHMDEDDCLLKFMCHIQQQPQDSRAPEQDLLVRLFQLNATAEASECGREFTNCPVELNRLSEAFSYSWQTQNSVEGKKLR, from the exons ATGGGAGTGAGCACGgccgtccccctcctcctgctggcgctgctgctgctgctggagggAGCCGACGCCTACCTGCTGGACCCAGATACCGTGGCAGCACTCCCGCCCCCCAAAAGTTACTTCGCCGGCAGTCGCTTCAATGGCTGGGCGCGCACGGTCGTGGCCGGCATtggtttctccttcctccac GCTGCGGGCGTCATCCTGGCCATCAAGCGGTGGAGGAACAAGGTCATCAACCTGTACCAGTACTACGAGGAGCTGGAGGACTACCTTCTCGAGAACTTTCCCGAGGAATTTCCGGACAACCTGCCGGACTACCTCTTGGATGACCTTCCTGAGGGCTTCCTCGACAGCATTTCCGACCTCCCTACAGACCTCTCTAACCTTACCTCCGCGGAAATCGATGATCTGGACCTCCCTTCGCAGTTCCCTGACAACTATTTCAGTGGTTTGGCAGAATACTTCCCCTACTTATTCCCTAACGGAGCCCCTCACGCCGTGGGCTTCCTGAGACCTGGAATCTTCccgaaggtaaagtttggggacCGTGAGGGTGGCGACCCCGACAATCGCAGCCCACTGTTCAGACGCGCCGACCAATCGCCGCCCTCGCAGAACATTAATAGCCTCTCTGCACCGCCGCTTCCTCCAAGCCACCTGGTGCCCCCCGGCCCCCAGTACGGCGCCCCGTCTCCTTCCCTGCAGGTTTATCAGCCCCAACACTCGTCCACTTACCAAAAGAGGTCGTTGCAGGAGCCTTCCCCGTCCTCTCCTCCTGAAGGCCACCTGCGTGCGGCGGTGCAGGGGGTGCTGGAGACGGAAGACATACACGAGGTAGTGGTGAGGACGGCGCAGTTGGTGCAGGAGGTGGTGCAgcacatggacgaggacgactgCCTCCTCAAGTTCATGTGCCACATTCAGCAGCAGCCCCAGGACTCCCGCGCCCCCGAGCAGGACCTGCTGGTGCGCCTCTTCCAGCTGAATGCCACCGCCGAAGCCTCGGAGTGCGGGCGGGAGTTCACCAACTGTCCCGTGGAGCTGAACAGGCTGTCGGAGGCTTTCTCGTACTCGTGGCAGACGCAGAACTCTGTCGAGGGGAAGAAACTTCGTTAA
- the LOC127005203 gene encoding uncharacterized protein LOC127005203 has product MLLLAVWGAVASFFAGTADATVAILPRPDLPIVGENSPIASLPVAALIALEVAVVIGILQNGGEAITLDEWKRLKDKDNYEYIYDYDYGKPFRRLIYFAASAPDDSEAYFESEEHEEEHEDATEAEAAAEGEGERRRRIFQKGVPPFSHYRPASYGTPSHYGQGFPPPSSYGTPSHYGQGSRPPSSYGQKYNQPSPNRRNSYQQPSSYGQGSPGQQGSYPPPTHTQGSYPQPEQLPYRRYKRDLQGLSTGEVVEELMKAVDDLTQEKDARALVEEVVHLTGQVMSLDKDGCLLKLLCHIQEKPRDARAPEHDQLFRLFTLNAASEPLKCRQEFPQCPVQEAQLAEAFTFTWPHQNTV; this is encoded by the exons atGCTGCTGCTGGCGGTGTGGGGGGCGGTGGCCTCCTTCTTCGCCGGCACAGCTGACGCCACCGTCGCCATCCTGCCCCGCCCCGACCTTCCCATCGTGGGCGAGAACTCACCGATTGCGTCCCTCCCTGTGGCGGCACTGATCGCCCTCGAG GTCGCCGTGGTCATCGGTATCCTGCAGAACGGCGGCGAGGCGATCACCTTGGACGAGTGGAAGCGACTCAAGGACAAGGACAACTACGAGTACATATATGACTACGACTACGGGAAGCCCTTCAGGAGGCTTATCTACTTCGCCGCCAGCGCCCCCGACGACAGCGAGGCTTACTTCGAGTcggaggagcacgaggaggagcacgaggacgcgacggaggcggaggcggcggcggagggggagggggagcgccGCAGGAGAATATTCCAAAAAGGAGTGCCTCCCTTCAGCCACTACCGCCCCGCCTCCTACGGCACACCCAGCCACTACGGCCAAggctttccccctccttcctcctacggCACACCCAGCCACTACGGCCAAGGCTctcgccctccttcctcctacggCCAGAAATACAACCAACCCTCTCCCAACCGCCGAAACTCCTACCAACAACCTTCTTCCTACGGCCAGGGATCCCCCGGCCAGCAGGGCTCCTACCCACCGCCCACCCACACCCAGGGTTCGTACCCCCAGCCAGAGCAGCTGCCATACCGCCGGTACAAGAGAGATCTCCAGGGTCTTTCCACCGGCGAGGTGGTGGAGGAGCTGATGAAGGCAGTGGACGACCTGACGCAAGAGAAGGACGCGAGAGcgttggtggaggaggtggtgcacCTGACGGGGCAGGTAATGAGCCTGGACAAGGACGGCTGCCTCCTCAAGCTGCTGTGCCACATTCAGGAGAAGCCCAGGGACGCCCGCGCCCCCGAGCACGACCAGCTGTTCCGCCTCTTTACCCTGAACGCCGCCTCAGAACCCCTAAAGTGTCGGCAGGAGTTCCCGCAGTGTCCCGTGCAGGAGGCACAGCTGGCGGAGGCCTTCACGTTCACGTGGCCGCACCAGAATACTGTCTAG